The Pseudomonas allokribbensis genome has a window encoding:
- a CDS encoding ABC transporter substrate-binding protein: MNGFRRLLAAFMATFGLMAAVPTVNAAQTPIHFADLNWESGSLITDVLRIIVEKGYGLPTDTLPGTTITLETALANNDIQVIGEEWAGRSPVWVKAEAEGKVASLGDTVKGATEGWWVPEYVIKGDPAKGIKPLAPDLLSVSDLKKYKDVFKDPETPSKGRFLNSPIGWTSEVVNKQKLAAYGLQDDFTNFRSGSGAALDAEISSSIRRGKPVLFYYWSPTPLLGKFKLVQLEEPPFDAEAWKTLTDADNPNPKPTRSLASKLSIGVSAPFQKQYPQIAAFFSKVDFPIEDLNKALADMSEKHTPPREAAEAFMKAHPDVWQAWLPKDVAEKVQAGL, from the coding sequence ATGAACGGATTTCGACGGTTGCTGGCCGCTTTCATGGCCACATTCGGCTTGATGGCTGCGGTACCGACGGTCAATGCGGCGCAGACCCCGATTCACTTCGCCGACCTGAACTGGGAAAGTGGCAGCCTGATCACCGATGTCCTGCGGATCATCGTCGAGAAGGGCTACGGCCTGCCGACGGACACGTTGCCGGGCACCACCATTACCCTGGAAACCGCGCTGGCCAACAATGACATTCAGGTCATCGGCGAGGAGTGGGCCGGGCGCAGTCCGGTTTGGGTCAAGGCCGAGGCCGAGGGCAAGGTCGCCAGCCTGGGCGACACGGTCAAAGGCGCCACCGAAGGCTGGTGGGTGCCGGAATACGTGATCAAGGGCGATCCGGCCAAGGGCATCAAACCACTGGCGCCGGACCTGCTCAGCGTCAGCGATCTGAAGAAGTACAAGGACGTGTTCAAGGACCCGGAAACCCCGAGCAAGGGGCGGTTCCTCAACAGCCCGATCGGCTGGACGTCGGAAGTGGTGAACAAACAGAAGCTCGCGGCTTATGGGCTGCAGGATGACTTCACCAATTTCCGCAGCGGCTCCGGTGCGGCGCTGGATGCCGAAATCAGTTCGTCGATCCGCCGGGGCAAACCGGTACTGTTCTATTACTGGTCGCCGACGCCGTTGCTCGGCAAGTTCAAACTGGTGCAACTGGAAGAGCCACCGTTCGACGCCGAGGCCTGGAAGACCCTGACCGACGCCGACAATCCCAACCCGAAACCGACCCGTTCATTGGCCTCGAAACTGTCGATCGGGGTGTCTGCACCGTTTCAGAAGCAATATCCGCAGATCGCGGCGTTTTTCAGCAAGGTCGATTTTCCGATCGAGGATCTGAACAAGGCACTGGCCGATATGAGCGAGAAACACACCCCGCCACGGGAAGCTGCGGAGGCGTTCATGAAGGCCCATCCGGATGTGTGGCAGGCGTGGTTGCCTAAGGATGTGGCGGAGAAGGTTCAGGCAGGATTGTAG